In the genome of Phlebotomus papatasi isolate M1 chromosome 2, Ppap_2.1, whole genome shotgun sequence, one region contains:
- the LOC129800473 gene encoding diacylglycerol kinase epsilon yields the protein MIEWTFSLATGIIVLTLTIWYLVRYLLIHDVVYIQGRPRHSWKSSKLLDRGCYCSVCEILLVSTGRFCDNCGICSHPECIKSAEKQFKCKEKHSKDDRPSKHKWTRGNLPLNCTCSICGVDMDSSHGPGLHGFRCCWCQMSVHTACFPRISEDCDFGEFRDFIIPPTSIDAVRRRGVAKLLLKGVKPAPWTTWKPLIVIANIKSGSSRADDILSLFRGVLNPLQVTEMSRAGPQDALQWIVRISPKPCRVLIAGGDGTIGWVLNTLFSMAVDPFPEICILPLGTGNDLSRVLNWGAEAPDSIDPIDFLRQIQSAEVTKLDRWVLEIAGTTSRIPLKRPLRRNVSMYNYFSIGVDAQVTLNFHRARESQFYMLSSRLINKILYLCFGTHQVVQPDCVGLEKVIELWLDDKKIDLPELQSVVFLNIDSWGAGVKLWEMGRDDDSTARSSFCDGIIEVLGIVSSFHIAQLQVGLNKPIRLGQAHSARLRISRACPVQVDGEPWVQTPCEISIQCTGQATVLKRK from the exons ATGATTGAGTGGACTTTTTCCCTCGCAACGGGCATCATAGTACTGACACTGACCATTTGGTATCTGGTCAGATATCTTTTGATTCACGATGTAGTGTACATTCAGGGCAGACCGAGGCACAGTTGGAAATCCTCTAAACTCTTGGATAGG GGATGCTATTGCTCAGTTTGCGAGATCCTCCTGGTATCCACAGGGAGGTTCTGTGATAACTGTGGCATTTGTTCCCACCCAGAATGCATAAAGAGTGCAGAAAAGCAGTTTAAGTGCAAGGAAAAGCACTCTAAGGATGACCGTCCGTCAAAGCACAAATGGACACGGGGGAATCTTCCCCTGAACTGTACATGTTCCATCTGTGGAGTGGATATGGACTCATCCCATGGGCCTGGACTTCATGGATTCCGGTGCTGCTGGTGCCAAATGTCAGTTCACACTGCCTGTTTCCCACGAATTAGTGAA GACTGTGATTTTGGCGAATTTCGCGATTTTATCATCCCACCGACAAGTATTGATGCCGTTCGACGGCGCGGGGTTGCCAAGTTGCTGCTGAAGGGAGTGAAACCAGCTCCTTGGACAACTTGGAAACCTCTTATTGTGATTGCCAACATCAAATCTGGAAGTAGCCGTGCAGATGACATCCTTTCTCTATTCCGGGGTGTCTTGAATCCTCTACAGGTGACCGAAATGTCTCGAGCAGGTCCTCAGGATGCTCTACAATGGATTGTTCGCATTAGTCCCAAACCTTGTCGCGTTCTCATAGCTGGTGGTGACGGTACAATCGGCTGGGTATTGAATACTCTCTTCTCAATGGCCGTTGACCCTTTCCCCGAAATTTGTATCCTCCCACTTGGTACAGGAAATGATTTATCACGCGTTCTCAATTGGGGAGCTGAAGCCCCTGACTCCATTGATCCCATTGACTTCTTGAGACAGATCCAAAGTGCCGAGGTTACAAAACTTGATCGATGGGTGCTGGAAATAGCAGGAACTACCTCCAGAATTCCTCTCAAAAGACCCCTGCGTCGGAATGTCTCCATGTACAATTACTTTAGCATTGGAGTCGATGCCCAGGTTACTCTGAACTTCCACCGAGCTCGTGAGAGTCAGTTCTACATGCTCAGCAGTCGCCTCATCAACAAAATTCTATACCTCTGCTTCGGGACACATCAAGTGGTTCAGCCTGATTGCGTGGGTTTGGAGAAAGTCATTGAACTCTGGCTGGATGACAAGAAAATCGATTTGCCAGAGCTTCAGTCAGTTGTCTTTCTCAACATTGATTCATGGGGAGCTGGAGTAAAACTCTGGG aaatgggCCGTGATGACGACTCCACAGCCAGAAGTAGCTTCTGCGATGGAATTATCGAGGTTTTGGGAATTGTGTCATCTTTCCACATTGCCCAGCTACAGGTTGGACTAAATAAACCCATCAGACTTGGTCAGGCCCATAGTGCCCGCCTTAGAATCTCAAGGGCATGCCCTGTGCAAGTTGATGGAGAACCATGGGTTCAGACACCTTGTGAGATTTCCATTCAGTGCACTGGACAAGCTACTGTTCTAAAAAGAAAGTGA